A stretch of DNA from Anaerolineales bacterium:
TATCAGGCTGCTGAATGCCGGTGAGATGGATTGCACTTCACCTGGCTGGGATATATATAGCTTTTCTACTAATGCCTGCTGCGCTTCAATGCCGGTGATCCAGCCTTTGACCAGCATCTTCTGGATAATCAGTTCTTGCTGCTGCTTGAGGAATTGAGCGCCTGCAGAAGGATCCAGAAACGGTCTTTCAGCCATGGCAATTAGCATGGCCGCTTCAGCCAGGGTCAGCTGGGCTGCAGGCTTTCCAAAGTACACCCTCGCCGCAGCATCGGCTCCATAGACTTGCTCGCTGAACTGGACTGTGTTCAGATACCACTCCAAAACTTGATTCCTTCCATAATCAGCAGTCAATTGAGCCGCCAGGATGCGTTCCCTCAGGTTTCGCCGCACAGAAGGCTCTTCATCTTCCAGCAACAGGTTGTAAGCCAGCAGCTGTGCTAGCGTAGCGTGGGTACCTTCCAGGATCCCAGTAAGACTGAAACCCGGGCTGTACTGAAAGCCCGGCTGGAATTCAAGGATAAGCCCATTGACCAGATAGGCTGGCACCTGATCAACTCCCGGCTGGCCGTTCGGGCCGACAAAGATGTATTGTTTCAAAGCAGCAGCTGGAGCTTCTAATTTAGCAATAACTTGCTGGTGGCTTCGGTCGAATATGCGAGTAGGTTGAAGTAACCTGCCATTGGGCGGTTTCAGCAGGCTTGAGACTACATTCACGGACGGTAAGTCACGCTTCAGGTTGGTAACGATCATCGCGCTTGCCACTATTACCGACACAATCAGCAGGCTGAAGATCAATGCTCCAATCACGCCGAGCTTGACACCCAGGCTTTGTTGGTTCTTCACGCGCCGCTGATGCCGGGATTTTACCGTTTGAGCAGTATTTACCATGGAAAACTTGCCAGCTAATTGGTATGCCTGTTGGTAGCTTGCTGCTGGGTTACGCGCTTCATTCTGTGGTCTGGCTCGTCGCCTGGCTCACCAGTTGCAGCAGCTCTATCGCCGACTGGCGGGTACCCTGGCTGACCTCACCCATCATCTGCGCCAGTTCAACCAGGCGATCTTCGCCAAGCACTACCTCCACCTGGGTCTCCGTCCGGCCTTCCTTGATCTGTTTCAGCACCCGCAGATGCTGATCGCCAAACGCGGCCAGCTGTGCCAGGTGGGTCACACACAAGACCTGGTGTTGGCGGGCAAGCTCCCAGAGTTTTTTCCCGACCACTGAACCTACCCTCCCGCCGATGCCCTGGTCGATCTCGTCGAATATCAAGGAGGGCACCTTGTCAGCGTGAGCGAGGACATTCTTGATAGCCAGCATCAGGCGCGATGTTTCACCGCCAGAAGCGATCTTCACCAGGGGTTTCAGACCTTCACCCGGGTTCGGTGCCACCAGAAATTCAACGTGTTCCAAACCGGTAGAATCAAATGCAACGCGCCTCCCATCGCTGAGCTGCACTCCATCGGAGGCCTGGCGTTCGGAAAAATCCACCTTGAACCTGGCACCTGCCATGCTCAGGTCCATCAGCTCAGCCTCTACGGCATGCTCCAGCTCGCTCGCTGCAGTATGCCGCTTGATGCTCAAGCTTTCACCAAGCTGGCCCAGCTTGCCAAGCAATATGCTTTCTTCCTTTTCTTTCTCAATGATCGCCTCGGATACATGCTCAATCGAATTAAGCTGCTTTTTAGCATTCACCGCGAAATTAATCACCGAAGCGATATCCGGACCGTACTTGCGCTTCATATTCTGGATCAGGTTTAAACGTTCCTCCACTTGATCCAGGCGTTGGGGATTAAACTCGACCGTCTCGAGGTAATCATGCAGTTCAGCAGATAAGTCAGACAGCTCCTCAAGTGTATTCTGAGCACGTGTAGCCATCTTCTCCTGGCTCGAGTCAAGCCGGCTGAGATTACCAAGCAAGCTGGTAACCTGCCCGATAAGGTCTGACACTCCTGGTGATTCAGGGCTGCCTTCATCGAGGATCTGCAAAGCTTCCCGAGCAGTCGAAGCGATGCCTTCCGCATTCGCCAGGCGGGTGCGTTCAGTCCGTAGCTCTTCTTCTTCGCTTATTTTGAGATGTGCAGTCTCAATTTCATCGATCTGATATTTCAGGATATCGATCTGGCGGGCTGCATCTGCCTCAGATTGGCGTAGCTCAGTGAGCTGTTTACGCAGCTGAACCAGATGATGGTACGTTTCCTGGTAATCTTCAAGCTCCTTCTCCACACGCGCGTAACTATCCAGCAGCCCCAGGTGCTGGCGGACGTGCAGAAGCGACAAGTGTTCCGATTGACCATGAACATCCACCAGATATTCCCCCAGCTCCCCAAGCAGATGGACGCTCACACTGCGTCCATTCACCCTGGCTACACTGCGCCCGTTATTCCTGATTTCGCGTCCAAGCGTCAGGGTAGCGTCACCCTCAAGCAGCCCTTCGCGTTCCAGGATCTGATGAATGGCATGGCCGGCATTTGCTGAAATCTCGAAGCTCGCTTCTACGAGAGCTTTTTCCGCACCAGCCCTCACCATGGTCACATCAGCCCGGCTTCCCAGGATGGCCTCGACAGCATCGATGATGATTGACTTGCCCGCGCCTGTCTCACCGGTGAAGATGTTCAATCCCGGATTAAAATCCAGGTCCAGCCGGTTGATGATGGCGAAGTTCTCTATGTGAAGTTCGCTGAGCATACCTAGCCGATTTTTATCCCCGATAATCGATAATACAATGTAGTAGTCATCAGCACGATATACATTCCCAGATAGATGACATCAAAAAGCGAAAAAAATGATATCAACTTCAGACCAACCGGGATACACCCGACTACAGCTGCGATGGTAGCTAAAATGAACAGTTTTTTTGAGCGCCTTTTGGCAGTGACCCTTCGGACGACTTCAGCAATGAAACCGCCAATTATGGGAGCAAGGAAAAGAGTCAATATAATAATATAGAAACCAAATCTTGCTGCAATCCATCCGCCAATCAGGCTGCCCAGATAGGATAGGACAGCTACGATCACGAACACCACCGGGTAATCATACCAAACAGACGTGTCGAAAATCTTCTGCTGCTCCTTGATGCATTCCCTACAGCGATAGCCTGTGGGCGTCAGGACGGCACACTTGGCGCAGATGGGTTTTTCACAGCGATTGCAACGTAAACTGGTCTCCAAGGTGGGATGATTGGCACAGTAAATCTTTGGTGATACGTCGGTCATAATTAACCTCTATCGATGGTTGGCAGTGGAAGGATTCTGGCTCATGTGAGGAGTCAGGTTTCGGTAAAAATAGCCCGGGTCTTGAAAACGCACAAATTTTACTACATGGGGTGAAGCGTATACCGCTACGCGGTCATCACTGGTCAAGCCGATCGGCACCTGCCCGTCGATGCTGAACACTGCCTGGTGATCCACGTTCACGGTGATGGACACCGAGGAGCCTTCCGCTAGGACAATCGCCCGATCGAGTGATAGGTGCGGTGCGACTGGTACCAGCAGGATATTCCGCAGCTCAGGCGGGAGGATTGGACCACCAGCCGCCAGAGCGTAGGCAGTGGAACCGGTGGGTGTGGCTGCGATCAACGCATCGGCGACGTATGTGGTTAAAAAGCGGCCATCGACCTGGGCGGTGACATGCACTGGGCGGATGATTTGCCCCCGGCTAACCACGACTTCATTCAAAACATCCCATCTACCCAACAGTGAATCTGCCCGCCACTGTTCGGCATTTAGCATCATACGTTTTTCCAACCAGTAATCACCAGCGATCAAGCGTTCCAGGTATTCAGGCCACTGGATTTTAGCGATCTCCGTCAAAAAACCGAAGCGACCCAAATTGATGCCGAGGATAGGGACGTTCGACGGACCTCCTAGGTGGCCGGCACGCAACATGGTGCCATCTCCACCCAGGGCAATCAGTACATCAAATTCGCCTTGCTTAACCTTGCGATAAATTGCCTCATCGTAGAGAAACCCGTGTTGCGTTTCCACTCCCCGTTCGTTCAGGAACCCGGCAATGGCGATGGATTCCTTCTCTGTATCCGAGAGGTTGGGAGCCCCGACAATGGCAATCCGGCGTATGGGTTGGTTATCTTCGGTCATCATCCCCTAATTATATCCTGAGAGCTTGGTCGCATACGGAACGATAACCACAATGCTTGCAGCGTTTTGCATCCTGGTGCGAACGCTTCACCTCTGTGTGGCTGCTGCGTTCCTGCATCTCAACGATCATTTTTTTGACGGCTTGCTCCAATTCCCCAGAAAAATCAATGGCGAAGGTCTTATCAGAATAATGGATGATCCCATGTGTTGGTCGCACGCCATAGGCATGGTTAACCAGCAGGCAGTATGCCGCAATCTGGTAGATGTGGGAATCATGCGGGCTGGCGGGTGCCCTTCTAGATTTCACCTCGACCGGTACAATATGCTCCCCCTGCCTCACCAGGTAATCCGGCTTGCCCGTCAATCGCAATTTCGGATCGTAGAGCGGTTTTTCAACTTTTCCCCATTTGCTGGTATCTATGTAGATCACCTTACCAGAAGGCAGCCCAGTCTGTCGCCTTTGCCGAGCGGCCAGGATGAAGAGCACGATTGCAATCATTACCAGCACAAGTGACAGATATAGCTTGATCATTCCCCACCCATGAAGATTATAGTATTGCCTGGATAAGCCAGATGACGACTGAAATCAGCGCAACTAATAACACCAGGTAGGCAGATGCCTGCAGGCAGCTGCTGAACATGAACGCCCGCGAGTGTTTCGCATGGATTTGCAGACCCCCGGCCAGCTCGGTTTTATTTTCTGGCTCGTAACCGCTTGACTGGTACCACCAGGCGCGATTGCAAAATACATAGGTGCCAATTTCCGAGGCACGGATAATCTTCATTCGTCCGGTTGGTAACCATCCAGGCGGGATTCTAGTTTTCGGATGCTGTCTTCCAGGTGCTCCTGGCGCAGACTGAGTGTGAGATCGCCCCGGGTACGTTCGATGATGCTGCGTGCCACATCAGTCAAGCGCCGTAATCCTCCCGTAATGGCATCGGGGTAATCCATGGTAACCAGAACTGCGTAGATGTCATCCATCTCACCGAGCAATCGCTCTGCTTCAGCCGGGTTATCCTTTAGCAGCATATCCAGGGCACGCCGGCGTAGCTCCCCCACCGCTTCAGCCAGTCCTTGCAAGTAGGTTGCCGGTTCCAGGAGTAGGTCTTCAGGTGCAGGAAAGTCATTGTTGTTGATCAAGGCGTACACCATGCTGGCTTCGGCGTATTCCTTGAGTGCATCCTGCGTGTACCCGGCATAAAAGAGATCTGGAAGTTCGGCAAGGTTTTGCTGCAGGGCTAGTACCAGCTGGCGGGCTTCATCGAGATGCTGGCAGGCGAGCTCATTTTCATCCCTATGCACGGCCCGAATGGCATTAGCACAGTGCCGAGTAAGCGTGCGCGCCTGGGTTAATGCCCGGTCGCGTTCACTCGTACATACCTCAAATGAATGGTGGATTTTCTCGGCAATTTCTTCCAATTTCTGTGGCATGTTCATCACTCTTTCGGGGGTACAGGCGGTCGGAAAAGAAAATCTGCCAGCGAGCCTTCGCCCGGTACCTTGATCTCACCGAAGGCTGCCTCATAGCGCGAGAGATTTTCAGCTAATGCCCTTTGCAACAGCTTGGCTCCCAGGGGAGACATTACCACCCGGGTGCATACGCGTGCAGGTGTGACTCCCGGTAGCAAATGGGCAAAATCGAATACCAGCTCAGAAGGTGAATGTGCGATACGCACAACGTTAGCATAATCAGTCTTTAGATCTGCAGGTACCTCCAGTGCAGGCGGAGGCGGAGGTGCAGGGCGGTTCTGTGGTGGATTAGTCATTTGGTTTTATCCTATGCATATTCAATTAAAAGAATTAAGGTGCGGAATGGCATTCCGCACCTTAGATACTTGTAATTAGAACGGGATATCAGCATCCTCCGTAGGTGCATTCCCCTCACCTGGCGGCAGGCTACCTTCATCATCGCCGCGTTGTGATAGGAATCGTACGGTCGACGCACTCACCTCGAAGGAGGCTGTCTTCGTGCCGTCCTGGCGTTCCCAGATTCGTGGACCGCCGGTGTTCGGGTCGGTCACTAACCGGCCTTCAACCAGTACCTTGCGGCCTTTCTTGAGGTATTGATTGCAGATTTCTGCTTGCTTACCCCACGTGGATACGCGCACCCAGATGGTTCGCTCCACCTTTTCACCATTGCTGCTGGTGAAATTATCATTAACAGCCACCGAGAAGTTAGTGACTGCCTGGCCCGAAGGTGTATAGCGCATCTCCGGGTCTCTGCCAAGATTTCCTACCAATATGATCGTGTGATATGACATGTGGGACTCCTTTCGTTACAGTGAGCGGTTTGATAGAAGTTCCGGATGAACGCCATCCGGGCCAAAGCCTAGAGATCACTCACTGGGCTTTACAGAACAATTGTACACTGTTTCAAAGAAAATAACAGGGATTCGCCCTCAGGTGATCATTCCTTCCGGAATTGCAGGCAGTAATGATGGAAAGTATTGCTCACCCACGCATTTCCCAACCCATACGGTGCCAGGCGCTGGTTATCCTGGCACCATATTTTTTCATCTTTCAGCAGGTAATCCTCTCTCAGGCTGTGTGCCAGGTCCCAAGCCAGAGGATAGATCCGCCCGCCTTTCTTGACATTTTTAACTATGATGGTCAGATAGGCTCCCTGGCGGATGAGTGGTTTCATCCCCTGGTAGATCATGCTGAGGTTAGCTATAAATTCGTCGTAGTCGTTGATGTTCCCAAGGTCTTGTGGGTCATCCGAGTAAATCACGTCGAGGTCAGGCGTTGAGCGCCGGATTTTTTGGGTACTGGACCCACGGGAGTGCAGCATATCCCAATATGGAGGTGAAGTGAGCACATAATCCACCAATGGGATGTTCGATTGCGCAGCAATCGAGACCACCTGCCTGGCATCGCCGGTGATGACTTTGCAGGTTAAGTGCTCTGTTACTTCGCCGAGGTTCTCTCTCTCGTCAGCGATAACCTGCCGGGAAATCTCTGCGTAGGCGGGGTTGAGCTCGATGCCATATGCACTCCGCCCGGTGCGTAACGCTGCCACTAGAGTGCTACCGGTGCCAGCCATCGGGTCGAACACCACCTCACCCTGTTTGGTGAAGAAGTTGATGAATTCAGCAGCCAGTGTCTCGGGGAATTTTGCCGGGTGGCGTAACACATTCTTCTGGCGCGGAGGTGGGTTGTGAATGAACCAGGATTTCTGGAATTTCAGCCACTCTTTGGGCGATAAATCATTAAGCTTATTGATGAAAGGATGTTTCGGCATGAGAGATATGGCTCTGGAGTCGGGAAATTACGGTTCAAAGACCTCATAAACCAGGAGGTCAGAGAAATTTACAGTTACTGCCATGTTATTGGTCGACCTGGCAAAAAGGCCCAGGCTTCCGGAGCTTAGCAGTGGATCTTGGACAGAAAACTGATATTCCCCGTTGACAAAAAAGGACATCGCGCTACCCTTTGCTGAGATTCCTAAACGGGAGGTAGCAGGTGCACCCGGGGGCACTGCACCGCTTAGCATCCAGGGTTGGGGTGAGGAAGCTTGCCCGTTGATGAGGCGATCGAGGCGGACCTGCCCATTACAGGATAATGCAAAGCGGTAGTAATCTCCGCTGGATTGCAACCTGAACAGCACCCCATATTCATCTAGCTTTTGGCACAGGCTGGTTTCCGCAGTGATCTCCAGATAGAAATCCGTGAACTTCGGCTCGTCCCGGAGGGTGTAGAGATAAGCATTCGTCTCAGCGATGGCGATCGTCAGCTCATTTTTACCCAATGCCACACTGCCAGCATCCGTTCGTGAAAGGCTCCAGGCAGCGGGGTCAGAAAAATCGTCTTCGAGCAATACCTGCCCAGTCTTAGGTCGTAAGTCCGCAGTTGGAGTGATGACTGGCGTCGGAAATGGCGTATAGGTGGTAGTCGGTGGAAACCAGATGATCGTCGGGGTGAATGTGGCCGATGGGAGCGGGATCGGTGTATCTGTTGGGAGTACCTGCGTAGCAGGTGCCGCGCTACAGGCAAAACATAACACTACAGCCAGGCATGTGCCCATCAGGCCTCGCCTACGAGAATATTGAAAAATCCGGTGTAACCTGTTCAGCATATGCATGATAAAAAAAAATAAAAGCACAATTTCAAAGCTGTTGTACAATTGGTGTGTTCACCTTCCAATTATAAATAACTGACAGGAATATACAA
This window harbors:
- the recN gene encoding DNA repair protein RecN, with product MLSELHIENFAIINRLDLDFNPGLNIFTGETGAGKSIIIDAVEAILGSRADVTMVRAGAEKALVEASFEISANAGHAIHQILEREGLLEGDATLTLGREIRNNGRSVARVNGRSVSVHLLGELGEYLVDVHGQSEHLSLLHVRQHLGLLDSYARVEKELEDYQETYHHLVQLRKQLTELRQSEADAARQIDILKYQIDEIETAHLKISEEEELRTERTRLANAEGIASTAREALQILDEGSPESPGVSDLIGQVTSLLGNLSRLDSSQEKMATRAQNTLEELSDLSAELHDYLETVEFNPQRLDQVEERLNLIQNMKRKYGPDIASVINFAVNAKKQLNSIEHVSEAIIEKEKEESILLGKLGQLGESLSIKRHTAASELEHAVEAELMDLSMAGARFKVDFSERQASDGVQLSDGRRVAFDSTGLEHVEFLVAPNPGEGLKPLVKIASGGETSRLMLAIKNVLAHADKVPSLIFDEIDQGIGGRVGSVVGKKLWELARQHQVLCVTHLAQLAAFGDQHLRVLKQIKEGRTETQVEVVLGEDRLVELAQMMGEVSQGTRQSAIELLQLVSQATSQTTE
- a CDS encoding NAD(+) kinase — encoded protein: MMTEDNQPIRRIAIVGAPNLSDTEKESIAIAGFLNERGVETQHGFLYDEAIYRKVKQGEFDVLIALGGDGTMLRAGHLGGPSNVPILGINLGRFGFLTEIAKIQWPEYLERLIAGDYWLEKRMMLNAEQWRADSLLGRWDVLNEVVVSRGQIIRPVHVTAQVDGRFLTTYVADALIAATPTGSTAYALAAGGPILPPELRNILLVPVAPHLSLDRAIVLAEGSSVSITVNVDHQAVFSIDGQVPIGLTSDDRVAVYASPHVVKFVRFQDPGYFYRNLTPHMSQNPSTANHR
- the cas4 gene encoding CRISPR-associated protein Cas4, with amino-acid sequence MIKLYLSLVLVMIAIVLFILAARQRRQTGLPSGKVIYIDTSKWGKVEKPLYDPKLRLTGKPDYLVRQGEHIVPVEVKSRRAPASPHDSHIYQIAAYCLLVNHAYGVRPTHGIIHYSDKTFAIDFSGELEQAVKKMIVEMQERSSHTEVKRSHQDAKRCKHCGYRSVCDQALRI
- a CDS encoding haloacid dehalogenase — encoded protein: MPQKLEEIAEKIHHSFEVCTSERDRALTQARTLTRHCANAIRAVHRDENELACQHLDEARQLVLALQQNLAELPDLFYAGYTQDALKEYAEASMVYALINNNDFPAPEDLLLEPATYLQGLAEAVGELRRRALDMLLKDNPAEAERLLGEMDDIYAVLVTMDYPDAITGGLRRLTDVARSIIERTRGDLTLSLRQEHLEDSIRKLESRLDGYQPDE
- a CDS encoding DUF3467 domain-containing protein, whose protein sequence is MTNPPQNRPAPPPPPALEVPADLKTDYANVVRIAHSPSELVFDFAHLLPGVTPARVCTRVVMSPLGAKLLQRALAENLSRYEAAFGEIKVPGEGSLADFLFRPPVPPKE
- a CDS encoding single-stranded DNA-binding protein, coding for MSYHTIILVGNLGRDPEMRYTPSGQAVTNFSVAVNDNFTSSNGEKVERTIWVRVSTWGKQAEICNQYLKKGRKVLVEGRLVTDPNTGGPRIWERQDGTKTASFEVSASTVRFLSQRGDDEGSLPPGEGNAPTEDADIPF
- a CDS encoding site-specific DNA-methyltransferase, which codes for MPKHPFINKLNDLSPKEWLKFQKSWFIHNPPPRQKNVLRHPAKFPETLAAEFINFFTKQGEVVFDPMAGTGSTLVAALRTGRSAYGIELNPAYAEISRQVIADERENLGEVTEHLTCKVITGDARQVVSIAAQSNIPLVDYVLTSPPYWDMLHSRGSSTQKIRRSTPDLDVIYSDDPQDLGNINDYDEFIANLSMIYQGMKPLIRQGAYLTIIVKNVKKGGRIYPLAWDLAHSLREDYLLKDEKIWCQDNQRLAPYGLGNAWVSNTFHHYCLQFRKE